A region of the Mesoterricola sediminis genome:
GGGGGGAGCCGGGGTCCTCGGTCACGGCCTGCTCCAGCAGGTCCCGGGCGAGGTCGGGGGTTCCGAGGGCCCGGGCGGCGACGCTGGCGTTGAGCCGGCCCTCGGGGCAGTCGGCGGCCAGGAAGGCCGCGAGGGCCTCCCTGGGCCGGCCGGCCATCAGGAGGGCGTTGCCCAGGTTGTTGGAGGCTTCGGGGCAGGGGCCGCCGGCCAAGGCCTCCTGGTACCGGGCCGCGGCCTCGGCCCACCGCCCGCAGGCGGCCGCCTCATCCCCGCGCCGGAAGGCCTCCTGGGCCGCGGGATCCGCCATGGGGGATCACTTGCTGGTGAGGGTCACGCTGCGGAGGTTGAAGCCCACCTTCTGGAGGTCCAGCACCTTGCCGGCCAGGTTGACCAGGAGGAGGGTCTCCAGCTCGTCGCCGCCCTTCTTGGTGGAACCGACGGGGGGGATGGAGGCGACGGGCCGGGCATTGGGCAGCCAGGACATGCCCAGGTCGAACTTCAGGACGCCGACGGGGAAGCCCATCTGGCCGGCCAAGCGGTCAATGCGGCCCTGGTTGTTGTAGGAGAGCGTCAGGGAGGCGGGGCCTTCCATGCCGCGGCTCTGGTTCTCCAGGGTGACGCTGGTGGGACGGCCGCCGGAGTAGTGGAAGGTCATCCGGGTGCGGATGCCCTGGGCCTCGTTATGGAAGTTCATCTTCTGGGGCAGCTTCGTGGCCTTGTCGAAGACCACCTCGAGGCGGCCGCGCTTCCAGAACCCGAGGCTCTCCGCCATGCTCTGCTCGCGCTTCTTGGCGTCGTAGGCGCCGGTGGGGGCGTTGAACACCAGGGTCTGGCCGCCGGAGGCGTCCTCGCGGCCCAGGGTGGCCTTGAACATGGTGCCCTTGGTGTAGACGGCCTTGATGTCGTTCACGCACTCGGTGAACCAGGTGCGGAAGTACTGGGGCGGCCGGGTGGGGGGGAGGTCGATCTTGGTGGTGTAGGCGTTGAGCTCCTTGCTGTACAGGAAGCCCTTGTTGCCGGTCCGGGTGTAGAGGAGGGTGCCGAAATCGCCCTTGAACTCCGTGCGGAAGTCCGCGTTGGCGAAGTAGGTGCCCTTGAGGTGCGCGTTGATGGTGCCGCCCTGGGTGAAGTTGCCCTTCAAGGCCCCCTGGCCGGCCTGCTCCACCTTGGCGTTGGCCGCGGCGGCGGTGAACTGGATGGAGAGGTTGCCCTCGAGCTCCACGGCGGGGATCTTCTCGTACGCCTCGCCGAACCAGGCGGCGTTCACGGCGTCCAGCACCTGGTCCAGGCTCTGGCGGGCGAAGGTGGCCTCCATGCTTTCCTTGGCCTGGGCTTTTTCCGCGCTCTTGGCCTTGGGGGTGGCCTTGGTCTGGGCCTGGACGGCGGGTCCGGCCAGCAACAGGGCGGCCATCAGGACGGGAATGCGCATCGTCATGAATGTCTCCAGCAAGGGCTATCGCCCAAATTGATGATTCTTCTGGGCCTGAAGTTCCCGGCGCTGGCGACCGAAGCAGGCGGCGCACAGGGCGGCGGCCGGATCGGGGGGCACGAAGGAGACATACTCCTGCGTGCCGCAGGCCGAGCAGGTGATCTGGGTGAGGATCTGGGCGTCCGACCTCCGGGGGGGCTTCCGGGGGGGATTGGCCTTCCGGTGGCAGGCGGGGCAGTTGAAGAACTTCTCCTCCGGGGCCAGCCGGAAGGGCTTGCCGCAGGTGGCGCAGATCTTTTCACGGGTCGCGACGGCGGGAGCGGCCGAGCGCTTCTGCACCTTCACGGAGCCGGGGGCCCCCTGTTCCGCCGGGGCGGGTTCGGGGCTGGCGGGGACGTCGGGGGGGCGTGGGGTCATCTTGGGCTCTGAAAGGTCAATCGAACTTCGAAGATCATAGCATCCCCCCCCTGGGACCCGGCGGATGGCATCCTGGATGACATGGAACATGCGCACCCCCTCCTGGAACCCCTGCTGGCGGGCCAGACCCGGGCACTCGCCCGGGCGATCTCCTGGATGGAAAACGGGCACCCGGACGCTCGGCACCTCATGGCCCAGGTCTGGCCCCACCTGGGGCGGGCCCGGGTCCTGGGCCTGACCGGGGCGCCGGGCAGCGGCAAGTCCACCTTGACCGACCAGCTGGCCCGGACCCTGCGGGCCGAGGGCCGGAAGGTGGGGATCCTGGCCGTGGACCCCACCTCCCCCTTCAGCGGCGGGGCCATCCTGGGCGACCGCATCCGCATGGGCCGCATCGCGGCCGATCCCGGGATCTTCATCCGCTCCATGGCCACCCGGGGAGCCCTCGGCGGCCTCGCCCGGGCCACCCAGGACGCCATCGACCTCCTGGACGCGGCGGGCTTCGACGACGTGCTGGTGGAGACGGTGGGCGTGGGCCAGGACGAGGTGGATGTGGTGAGCTGCGTCCACACCTGCTGCGTGGTGCTGGTGCCGGGCATGGGGGACGAGATCCAGGCCATCAAGGCCGGCATCATGGAGGTGGCCGACCTCTTCGTGGTGAACAAGGCCGACCGGGACGGGGCGGACAAGGTGGAGCAGGAGATCGAGGCCATGAAGGCCCTGGGCTCCTCCAAGGCCTGGGACCCGCCCGCGCTGAGGACCGTCGCCGCCCAGGGCGAGGGGGTGCGGGAACTGCTGGCCAAGGTCCGGGAGCACCAGGACTGGCTCACCGCCCACGGCGGCCTCCAGGCCAAGGCGCGGGAGCGGGCCCGGCTGCGCTTCGGCAGCCTCCTGGCGGAGGAGGCCGCCCGCCGCGCCCGCGCCAGGGCGGGGGAGGACCGGGTCCGGGACCTGGTGGACGCCATCGCCGCCCAGCGCATGGACCCCTACGCCGCCGTCGAGGCCGTACTTGGATATTGAATAATTCGAACGCTTGCGCATACTCAGCGCATGCCGTCCGACTTCTTCCAGCTCGACGACGCCGCGACCATCCGGATGGTCTTCCAGCGCCTCTGCCGCGCGGGCGGGGAAATTTCCATGCGGGTGGAAGGCCGGGAGTGGTCCTTCCCGATCTTCGAGGAGGTGGAGGGCCGCATCGTCGTGGGCATCACCTCCCAGGAGCGGACCCGCTGGAACATGCGGGTGGGCGACCACTACCGCATGACGGTCTTCGACCGGGGGCGGAAGTTCCAGGGCACGGTCGAGATCGCGGACTTCGGCGTCCAGGACGGTTCCGAATGCGCCTTCATCGAGCAGCCCCGCGTCCTCAAGGGCCGCGACTACCGGGGCGTCGCCGACTTCGTGCCCGAGAAGCTGTTCAAGGCCGTCTTCACGAGCCCCAGCATGGACTTCTGCGACGCCCGGATCCGGGCCATGGGCGGCGAGGGCGTCCAGCTGCCCCTCTACGGCACCGGCGCGGTGAAGGAGGGCCAGCTCAAGCCGGACACCCCCACCACCCTGGAGCTGTCCCTGGACCTGGAGGCCAAGTTCGTGCTGGCCGCGATGTGCGACTCCATGGAGGAGGGCGTCGCCTGCCTCCGCTTCCGGGAGAAGCCCGACGCGCAGGTGCTGCGCGACTACCGCCTCTGGCTGAACGAGGCGATGATCGCCCAGGACCGCAAGGACCGGGAGCTGTTCCAGAGCCGGGGCATCCGGGCGGACCGCTCCGCCGGCGGCGTGAAGCGCTCGGCGCCCACCCTCCAGGTGCTGGTGGAGAAGGATCCCCTCGTCCTCGTGGTCGGGGAGCCCCCCTTCTCCCAGCGCCTGGGCGAGGCCCTGGGCCGCAAGTACGGCGTGGCGGGGCTGGACTACGCCCGGGGCGAGTTCAAGGGGCTCCTGGGTCCCCTGGGCGTGGAGGGCGCCGCCTGGGGCCGGGTGCGCCTCGTGATCGTCCACCAGCGGCTGCGGGCCATGAGCGGCATGGAGCTGGCCTCCAGGCTCCTCAAGGACGGCCCCCTCCCGGTGCCCCTCCTCGTGGCCGGCACCGAGGAGGACGCGCCCCTGAAGCGCGCCCGCGCCCAGGCCATGGGGGCCGCCGACTTCGTCGTCGTGGACCCCTTCCGGATCCTCTCCGTCCTCCAGAGCGTGGACCAGGCCTACCGGCAGTCCTCCTAGACCCAGAACAGGGCGGCGGCCCCCGCGAGGGAGACCACGGTGCCCGCCCAGGCGCGGGGCGAGACCCGCTCGCGGAAGACGAAGACCGACAGGGGCAGGAGGATCACCGGCGACAGGGACATGAGGGTGGCCGCCACGCCCATGGAGGCGTGGGTGATGGCGTAGAGGGAGAGGACCACGCCGATGAAGGGGCCCGTGACCGCGCCCACGAAGATGAGCACGGAGGCGCGGACGTCCCGCAGGCGCCGGGCCTGGTCCAGGAACTGGCCGCGGACGAGGAACCACAGGCTGATGGCGGCGGTGCCGGCCACCACGCGGACCAGGTTCGCGGAGAGGGAGGGGAGGCCGCCCCGCATGCCGTACTCGGAGAGGATCAAGCCCACGGACTGGCCCAGGGCGCCGCCGATGCCCAGGAGGACGCCCAGGCTCCGGGCCCCGCCGTGGGTCCCGGTGGCGCCGTCCGACCCCTCCGCCACCACCCAGGCGATGCCCCCGAGGGTGGCGGCGATGGCGGCCAGTTTCAGCGGGGAGAGGGTCTGGCCCAGGAAGGCCCAGGCGAGGAGGGCGCTGAAGACGGGGGAGAGGGTCATGAGCAGCATGGCCACCCGAGCCCCCAGGAGGAGGAAGGCCTCGAAGAGCAGGGCGTCCCCCAGGGCGAAGCCGATGAGGCCTGAGACGCCCAGGGCGGCGAGCCGGGCGCCGCCCGCGTGGAAGGGGAAGGGCGTGCCGTACAGGAGCTGGTGCACCACGAGGAGCATGGCCAGGGCCATGAAGAGGCGGGAGGCGTTCACCGCCGGCGATCCAACGCGCCGCCCGGCCAGGGTGAAGCATACGGAATTGATGGACCAGCAAACGGCCGTCAACAGGGCTGCCAATTCTCCGGCGTAGGGCATCCGGGCTCCAGAAAGGGCGCTCGGGCGCCCACATCATCTTACGAGGTTTCAGGCGGGCGGGGAAACCCACGGGTTCCAATGTTTACTGCGACAGTCTACAATAGGGTTTCATACCGGTTCCGGAGTCTTTCCCATGGATGGTCTACTTTTCTGGCATCGCCTGCAGTTCGGCTTCACCGCGACCTTCCATTACCTGTTCCCGCAGCTGACGATGGGACTGGCCCTGGTGATCGTGCTGCTAAAGGGGCTGGCCCTCTGGAAGCAGGAGCCGCGGTTCCATACGGCCGCGCGCTTCTGGATCCGCATCTTCGGGCTCACCTTCGCGGTGGGTGTGGTGACGGGCATCCCCCTGGAATTCCAGTTCGGCACCAACTGGGCCCGCTTCTCCCGGGACGCCGGCGGCGTCGTGGGCCAGACCCTG
Encoded here:
- the meaB gene encoding methylmalonyl Co-A mutase-associated GTPase MeaB, whose product is MEHAHPLLEPLLAGQTRALARAISWMENGHPDARHLMAQVWPHLGRARVLGLTGAPGSGKSTLTDQLARTLRAEGRKVGILAVDPTSPFSGGAILGDRIRMGRIAADPGIFIRSMATRGALGGLARATQDAIDLLDAAGFDDVLVETVGVGQDEVDVVSCVHTCCVVLVPGMGDEIQAIKAGIMEVADLFVVNKADRDGADKVEQEIEAMKALGSSKAWDPPALRTVAAQGEGVRELLAKVREHQDWLTAHGGLQAKARERARLRFGSLLAEEAARRARARAGEDRVRDLVDAIAAQRMDPYAAVEAVLGY
- a CDS encoding response regulator: MPSDFFQLDDAATIRMVFQRLCRAGGEISMRVEGREWSFPIFEEVEGRIVVGITSQERTRWNMRVGDHYRMTVFDRGRKFQGTVEIADFGVQDGSECAFIEQPRVLKGRDYRGVADFVPEKLFKAVFTSPSMDFCDARIRAMGGEGVQLPLYGTGAVKEGQLKPDTPTTLELSLDLEAKFVLAAMCDSMEEGVACLRFREKPDAQVLRDYRLWLNEAMIAQDRKDRELFQSRGIRADRSAGGVKRSAPTLQVLVEKDPLVLVVGEPPFSQRLGEALGRKYGVAGLDYARGEFKGLLGPLGVEGAAWGRVRLVIVHQRLRAMSGMELASRLLKDGPLPVPLLVAGTEEDAPLKRARAQAMGAADFVVVDPFRILSVLQSVDQAYRQSS
- a CDS encoding DMT family transporter, whose product is MPYAGELAALLTAVCWSINSVCFTLAGRRVGSPAVNASRLFMALAMLLVVHQLLYGTPFPFHAGGARLAALGVSGLIGFALGDALLFEAFLLLGARVAMLLMTLSPVFSALLAWAFLGQTLSPLKLAAIAATLGGIAWVVAEGSDGATGTHGGARSLGVLLGIGGALGQSVGLILSEYGMRGGLPSLSANLVRVVAGTAAISLWFLVRGQFLDQARRLRDVRASVLIFVGAVTGPFIGVVLSLYAITHASMGVAATLMSLSPVILLPLSVFVFRERVSPRAWAGTVVSLAGAAALFWV